A genomic window from Anthocerotibacter panamensis C109 includes:
- a CDS encoding UPF0175 family protein: MALVTLDLPDDVFADLCLTPEEFVEDLRLAAAIYWYQRSEVSLRRAAQIAGLERTGFLEALARHRVDVFDVDVAQLRRELEGG; this comes from the coding sequence ATGGCACTTGTGACGCTAGACCTGCCGGATGACGTGTTTGCAGACCTCTGCCTCACCCCGGAGGAATTTGTGGAAGACCTGCGTTTAGCGGCGGCGATTTACTGGTATCAGCGCTCAGAGGTTTCCTTAAGACGGGCGGCACAGATCGCCGGGTTGGAGCGCACGGGCTTTCTTGAAGCCCTTGCCCGCCACAGGGTGGACGTATTTGATGTGGATGTGGCGCAACTGCGCCGGGAGTTGGAAGGAGGATAA
- the radA gene encoding DNA repair protein RadA: protein MPKIKSLFQCSTCGAESPRWLGRCTECGEWNTLVEQVVHTQTTTTRKKSPSPTSQPLRAQPIQAITQEDYARLDSGYGELNRVLGGGVVPGSLVLIGGDPGIGKSTLLLQVAQKLARDHKILYLSGEESMQQVKMRADRLQVQKEALFLLSETDLEVILEELEALKPTCAVIDSIQSVYLSGLTSAPGSVSQVRECTAALMRMAKREGISLFIVGHVTKEGAIAGPKVLEHLVDTVLYFEGDRFQSYRLLRSVKNRFGATYEIGIFEMTGGGLSEVENPSQLFLSNGEERNSGTAVTVACEGTRPLVVEVQALVSPTSYPSPRRTVTGLEYNRFLQILAVLEKRVGVPLSRLDAYVSLVGGLTVNEPAADLGVAIAIAASFRDLMVDAGTVVIGEVGLGGQVRPVPQLEIRLKEAAKLGFTRAIVPKGNLPEVAGLQLVPVGRVLEALLAALPEAAGEETP from the coding sequence ATGCCCAAGATCAAGTCACTCTTTCAATGCTCCACCTGTGGAGCTGAGTCACCGCGTTGGCTCGGGCGCTGTACCGAGTGTGGGGAGTGGAATACGTTGGTCGAGCAGGTAGTCCATACCCAAACGACCACCACCCGCAAAAAAAGCCCCTCGCCCACAAGCCAACCCCTACGTGCCCAACCGATTCAAGCTATCACCCAAGAGGACTATGCCCGCCTCGACTCAGGCTATGGGGAGTTAAACCGCGTCTTGGGGGGCGGGGTGGTGCCCGGTTCGCTCGTGTTGATCGGGGGCGATCCGGGGATTGGCAAGAGTACGCTCTTGCTGCAAGTGGCCCAAAAACTCGCCCGTGACCACAAAATCCTCTACCTGTCTGGCGAAGAGTCGATGCAGCAGGTGAAAATGCGTGCCGACCGGCTCCAAGTCCAAAAAGAAGCGCTCTTTTTATTGTCAGAGACCGATCTAGAGGTGATTTTAGAAGAACTAGAGGCGCTCAAACCTACCTGTGCGGTCATCGACAGTATCCAATCGGTCTATCTGAGTGGGCTGACCTCGGCTCCCGGTTCGGTCTCGCAGGTGCGTGAGTGTACAGCGGCCTTGATGCGGATGGCGAAGCGCGAGGGGATCAGTCTTTTTATTGTCGGGCATGTCACTAAAGAAGGGGCAATCGCCGGACCCAAGGTGCTGGAGCATTTGGTGGATACGGTGTTGTACTTCGAGGGCGACCGTTTCCAGAGCTATCGCCTCCTGCGCTCGGTAAAAAACCGTTTTGGGGCGACCTATGAGATTGGCATTTTTGAGATGACGGGCGGAGGACTCAGCGAGGTGGAAAATCCTTCGCAGTTGTTTCTATCCAATGGGGAGGAGCGCAATTCGGGGACAGCGGTGACGGTGGCGTGTGAGGGGACGCGCCCCTTGGTGGTGGAGGTGCAGGCGTTGGTCAGCCCGACGAGCTATCCTTCCCCCCGCCGCACGGTGACAGGTCTGGAGTACAATCGCTTCTTGCAAATCTTAGCGGTACTGGAGAAACGCGTCGGGGTGCCGCTCTCGCGGCTCGATGCCTATGTCTCTTTGGTGGGCGGGCTCACGGTCAACGAACCGGCGGCGGACTTGGGGGTGGCGATTGCGATAGCGGCGAGTTTCCGCGACTTGATGGTGGACGCAGGGACCGTGGTGATCGGGGAAGTGGGCTTGGGGGGGCAAGTACGCCCGGTCCCACAGCTAGAAATTCGTCTCAAGGAAGCGGCTAAGTTGGGGTTCACCCGCGCGATTGTCCCTAAAGGAAACCTGCCGGAGGTCGCGGGGCTACAGTTGGTTCCGGTGGGTCGGGTGCTAGAGGCGTTGCTTGCTGCCTTGCCGGAAGCGGCGGGGGAGGAGACGCCCTAG